A portion of the Aricia agestis chromosome 1, ilAriAges1.1, whole genome shotgun sequence genome contains these proteins:
- the LOC121731898 gene encoding inactive hydroxysteroid dehydrogenase-like protein 1 — MWMILFAVIGAVTSLLFVLDSLWSVLELASSYLMKYFLPNEVQPLAKRFGSWAVITGSTDGIGKHYAMELAQRGINIVLISRNPEKLKNVAEHIEKTYSVKTKTVVADFAKGAEVYPHIEEELKDIPVGILVNNVGMNYSYPMVVSELPASAVTDLINVNVLAVTALTRLLLPAMLRRGRGAIVNVSSGSELQPLPLMAIYAATKVYVRNFTLALRAEVGGVLHVQHLSPLFVSTKMNAFSRSLLDGNLLVPDAAGYARSAVATLGRVRDTTGYWSHGIQYFFIKLAPEWARIWIGWRMNRDFRGEYNSLKAE, encoded by the exons ATGTGGATGATATTGTTCGCGGTGATCGGCGCGGTGACGAGCCTGCTGTTCGTCCTGGACTCGCTGTGGAGCGTCCTGGAGCTGGCCAGCTCCTACCTGATGAAGTACTTCCTCCCCAACGAGGTGCAGCCGCTCGCCAAGAGGTTCGGGAGCTGGGCTG ttatAACTGGCAGTACAGATGGCATCGGCAAGCACTACGCCATGGAGCTGGCGCAGCGGGGCATCAACATTGTGCTCATCAGCAGAAACCCCGAGAAGCTGAAGAATGTCGCAGAACATATCG AAAAAACGTACAGCGTCAAGACCAAAACCGTAGTCGCCGACTTCGCGAAAGGTGCTGAAGTGTACCCGCACATCGAGGAGGAGTTGAAGGATATACCAGTCGGTATATTGG TGAACAACGTGGGTATGAACTACTCATACCCGATGGTGGTGAGCGAGCTGCCGGCGTCGGCGGTGACGGACCTCATCAACGTCAACGTGCTGGCCGTGACGGCGCTGACGCGGCTGCTGCTGCCGGCCATGCTGCGCCGCGGCCGGGGCGCCATCGTCAACGTCTCCTCTGGCTCCGAGCTCCAGCCGCTACCGCTTATGGCGATATACGCCGCTACGAAG GTGTACGTGCGCAACTTCACGCTGGCTCTCCGCGCGGAGGTGGGGGGTGTGCTGCACGTGCAGCACTTGTCCCCGCTGTTCGTGTCCACCAAGATGAACGCGTTCTCCCGCTCGCTGCTGGACGGCAACCTGCTGGTGCCCGACGCCGCCGGCTACGCGCGCTCCGCCGTCGCCACCCTCGGCCGCGTGCGCGACACCACCGGCTACTGGAGTCATGGCATTCAG TACTTCTTCATCAAATTGGCGCCGGAGTGGGCTCGCATCTGGATCGGCTGGCGGATGAACCGCGACTTCCGCGGCGAGTACAACAGCCTCAAGGCCGAATGA